In a genomic window of Coprococcus eutactus:
- a CDS encoding vWA domain-containing protein has translation MKIDPIIPIWLMGILCVGMIFLKKRSRIAYVRQIIAIVLVFLINLRIMVPSDNVSSNTQTLDTYVLFVVDDTISMLARDYDGDTERLTAVKKDCGHIIEELDGAKFAVISFNNNANLVAPFTNNSQYAEDVIDSLYPLEQLYAEGTSMNVSIDVMTDTLKRAREKADGSVVVFFISDGEITNEENLKSFKSAAKYVDGGAVLGYGTTEGGNMYMKSSYTGQDELIEDTSSYPRKPAVSVIDEDNLKSIADDMDVKYINMNDASNIDTTINKIKRESASESKDGKVSGYADIYYIFAAMLVLVMIWEFIDIRRKSGELAWRKEQI, from the coding sequence ATGAAAATTGATCCAATAATACCGATCTGGCTGATGGGCATATTGTGTGTTGGAATGATCTTCCTAAAGAAGAGAAGCCGAATTGCGTATGTCAGACAGATAATAGCGATAGTCCTAGTATTTCTCATAAATCTCAGGATTATGGTTCCAAGTGATAATGTCAGCTCAAATACGCAGACGTTGGATACATATGTGCTGTTTGTGGTGGATGACACGATAAGCATGCTTGCACGTGATTATGACGGAGATACGGAGAGACTTACTGCGGTCAAGAAGGACTGCGGTCATATAATAGAAGAACTTGACGGAGCAAAGTTTGCGGTGATCAGTTTTAACAACAATGCGAATCTGGTGGCGCCATTTACAAACAATTCACAGTATGCAGAGGATGTGATAGATTCATTGTATCCACTTGAGCAGTTGTATGCAGAAGGCACATCCATGAATGTCAGCATTGATGTGATGACAGATACGCTCAAGAGGGCCAGGGAAAAGGCCGATGGAAGTGTTGTTGTGTTCTTCATAAGCGACGGTGAGATCACAAATGAAGAGAATTTGAAATCGTTCAAGTCGGCTGCCAAATATGTTGATGGCGGCGCCGTGCTAGGATACGGCACAACAGAGGGCGGCAATATGTATATGAAGTCAAGCTATACAGGTCAGGATGAGCTCATTGAAGATACCTCATCCTATCCGAGAAAGCCTGCTGTGTCAGTGATCGATGAAGACAATCTGAAAAGCATTGCAGATGATATGGACGTTAAATATATCAATATGAACGACGCTTCAAACATTGACACTACGATCAATAAGATCAAGAGGGAGTCTGCATCGGAGAGCAAAGACGGAAAGGTTTCAGGATATGCTGATATATATTATATATTTGCGGCTATGCTGGTACTGGTCATGATATGGGAGTTTATCGATATCAGAAGAAAGTCCGGAGAACTTGCCTGGCGAAAGGAACAGATATGA
- a CDS encoding tetratricopeptide repeat protein, whose product MIKKIVTGLGIAGLLCLVPLSVNYICNMRFIRNYDKGIYKSSEVNQVLGFFQPYIYHYNNGNVYYNEEDYQGAEEEYRTALGYKPRGERDCMTRINLALAIVKQIDPESVNAENLDETIELLDDARNILVENGCAHRNDEDGHNKDAQTLKDEIDAFEEQLKQSVQDQESSGGSDDKDQQNDNDTPDDSDGEKGSSSASEEEKIKEKLQEIQGDSLKQRNSEMDTYETYKDGYNYYNGRTW is encoded by the coding sequence ATGATAAAAAAGATCGTTACGGGACTAGGTATAGCGGGACTGCTGTGTCTGGTACCATTGTCAGTCAATTATATATGCAATATGCGGTTTATCAGAAATTATGACAAGGGGATATATAAAAGCAGCGAGGTAAATCAGGTTCTGGGTTTTTTTCAGCCGTATATATATCATTATAATAATGGAAATGTTTATTACAATGAGGAAGATTACCAGGGAGCTGAGGAGGAGTACAGGACCGCACTTGGATACAAGCCGCGTGGGGAAAGAGACTGTATGACAAGGATAAATCTTGCATTAGCTATAGTGAAACAGATAGATCCTGAGTCAGTAAACGCAGAGAATCTTGATGAGACGATTGAGCTTCTTGATGATGCCAGAAATATACTGGTGGAAAATGGCTGTGCGCACAGGAATGACGAGGATGGTCACAACAAGGATGCACAGACACTCAAGGATGAGATAGATGCTTTTGAGGAACAGCTGAAGCAGTCAGTTCAGGATCAGGAATCATCTGGAGGTTCGGATGATAAGGATCAGCAAAATGATAATGATACCCCGGATGACAGTGATGGAGAAAAGGGATCGAGCTCTGCATCGGAGGAGGAAAAGATAAAGGAAAAACTTCAGGAGATACAGGGGGACAGTTTAAAACAGCGAAACAGCGAGATGGATACCTATGAGACATACAAAGACGGCTACAATTACTATAATGGACGGACATGGTAA
- a CDS encoding VWA domain-containing protein, with product MDIKYMWVIWLGAVVALGMVISLFIRNKKKGNTYEGGKKIAGPLYSRDEDYFKRKMTVYRSCMAALLILSIVAVVSAFVMMARPYSKERVQDERYCRDIMLCIDISTSVDYLNENLLEELKKTVDELHGERFGIVIFNTSPVLLSPLTDDYEFIKEQLDMIDKSLKVRNSEDDSDLYSTDLSSMYDWLYYEGYITSGTLVGNEQRGSSLIGDGLAAAACDFSDKDKTRTKIMIFSTDNDIQGNPVATLDDAASICKNNGVTVYGVGTKEMTDENRESMKKAVESTGGQFFMEEESGTFDQIVTAIEKSSKNQVDAKMIVQEKSKVEWPFVALLIIFVMMTCIGRVIKL from the coding sequence ATGGATATAAAATACATGTGGGTGATCTGGCTCGGAGCTGTGGTGGCACTGGGCATGGTCATCAGCCTGTTTATACGGAACAAGAAAAAAGGAAATACATATGAGGGCGGCAAGAAGATTGCAGGACCTTTATACAGCAGAGATGAAGATTATTTCAAGAGAAAGATGACGGTGTACAGATCCTGCATGGCGGCTTTGCTGATATTGAGTATTGTTGCTGTCGTGTCCGCATTTGTGATGATGGCCAGACCGTACAGCAAAGAGCGTGTTCAGGATGAGCGTTATTGCAGAGATATCATGTTGTGCATAGATATATCGACCTCAGTTGATTATCTGAATGAAAATCTTCTGGAGGAACTCAAGAAAACCGTGGATGAATTGCATGGAGAAAGATTTGGAATAGTCATATTTAACACAAGTCCGGTGTTATTGTCACCGCTCACGGATGACTATGAGTTCATAAAAGAACAGCTCGATATGATCGATAAAAGCTTGAAGGTCAGGAATTCAGAGGACGATTCGGATCTGTACAGCACAGATCTGAGTAGTATGTATGACTGGCTGTATTACGAAGGTTATATAACTTCGGGAACACTGGTTGGAAATGAGCAGAGGGGAAGTTCACTTATAGGTGACGGACTTGCGGCAGCAGCATGTGACTTTTCCGATAAGGATAAAACCAGAACAAAAATAATGATATTTTCAACTGATAACGATATTCAGGGAAATCCGGTGGCTACGCTGGATGATGCAGCTTCGATATGCAAGAACAATGGTGTGACTGTATATGGAGTCGGAACTAAGGAGATGACAGACGAGAACAGGGAATCCATGAAAAAAGCAGTGGAGAGTACAGGTGGTCAGTTTTTCATGGAAGAGGAGTCGGGAACGTTTGACCAGATAGTTACAGCCATAGAAAAAAGCAGTAAAAACCAGGTCGATGCAAAGATGATCGTACAGGAGAAGTCGAAGGTTGAATGGCCATTTGTGGCATTGCTGATAATATTTGTAATGATGACATGTATCGGCAGAGTCATAAAGCTGTGA
- a CDS encoding Na+/H+ antiporter NhaC family protein: MKSSKKNLIAIAVVILIIAVLGIVSIYVDKIPSPSTYATFWALVPSVVAITLALITKEVYSSLFIGIVIGGVFASGFSFTGSISNVLQDGLIAQLSDSYNVGILIFLVILGTIVALMNKAGGSKAFGDWAATHIKTRQGAQLCTVLLGVLIFIDDYFNCLTVGSVMKPVTDKHRISRAKFAYVIDATAAPICIIAPVSSWAAAVSGFVKGEDGFGLFIKAIPYNYYSFLTLAMMIAMIVMKVEFGPMEKHELNALKGDLLSLGDGKKTVTAEETDVVNSNGKVIDLIIPIICLVVCCVIGMIYTGGFFSGTGFVEAFSNSDASVGLAIGSLFGLLITILLYVIRGVLDFSKCMEAIPEGFKAMVPAILILTFAWTLKGTTDMMGAKDFVQNAMESASGSLFSLLPAVIFIVGCLMAFATGTSWGTFGILIPIVCAVFEGKNNELMIVAISACMAGAVCGDHCSPISDTTIMASAGAQCNHVNHVSTQLPYAITAAALSFISYAIVGPLTYRLHVKWFVMLPIFIALMVLFVFILKVIKQKNPESYASADTKVADAE; encoded by the coding sequence ATGAAGAGCAGCAAGAAAAATCTAATTGCTATCGCCGTGGTGATTTTGATTATCGCGGTTCTTGGAATTGTGTCCATATATGTGGATAAGATTCCATCACCATCGACCTATGCAACGTTCTGGGCGCTTGTACCATCGGTTGTGGCCATCACACTTGCTCTTATAACAAAAGAAGTTTACAGTTCACTTTTTATAGGAATTGTAATAGGCGGTGTGTTTGCATCAGGTTTTAGTTTTACAGGTAGTATATCAAACGTATTGCAGGATGGACTTATAGCTCAGCTTTCAGATTCCTACAATGTGGGTATACTTATATTCCTTGTCATCCTGGGAACGATAGTTGCCCTTATGAACAAGGCTGGAGGTTCAAAGGCATTTGGAGACTGGGCAGCGACTCATATCAAGACCAGACAGGGCGCGCAGCTCTGTACAGTACTGTTAGGTGTACTTATATTTATTGATGATTATTTCAATTGTCTCACGGTTGGTAGTGTCATGAAGCCAGTGACTGACAAACACAGGATATCGAGAGCGAAGTTTGCGTATGTTATAGATGCCACAGCAGCACCTATATGTATTATTGCACCGGTGTCATCCTGGGCTGCGGCTGTCAGTGGATTTGTAAAAGGTGAGGATGGATTTGGCCTGTTTATAAAGGCTATACCATATAACTATTACTCATTCCTAACTTTGGCTATGATGATTGCCATGATAGTTATGAAGGTAGAGTTTGGCCCTATGGAAAAGCACGAACTGAATGCGCTGAAGGGTGATCTTCTCTCACTTGGAGATGGGAAGAAAACTGTCACAGCTGAGGAGACAGACGTTGTCAACAGTAATGGAAAGGTTATAGATCTTATAATACCGATCATCTGTCTTGTTGTATGCTGTGTTATAGGAATGATCTACACAGGTGGATTTTTCAGTGGAACAGGATTTGTCGAGGCATTTTCGAACAGTGATGCTTCAGTTGGACTAGCAATAGGAAGTTTGTTTGGTCTGCTGATCACTATCTTATTATATGTGATAAGAGGTGTACTTGACTTTAGTAAATGTATGGAGGCGATACCTGAGGGCTTCAAGGCTATGGTTCCTGCAATATTGATTCTGACATTTGCATGGACTCTTAAGGGAACCACAGATATGATGGGCGCAAAGGATTTCGTGCAGAATGCTATGGAATCAGCGTCAGGAAGTCTGTTCAGCCTTTTGCCGGCGGTTATATTCATTGTAGGTTGCCTTATGGCATTCGCTACAGGAACATCATGGGGAACATTTGGAATACTCATTCCTATCGTGTGTGCTGTATTTGAGGGAAAAAACAACGAGCTTATGATAGTAGCTATCTCAGCATGTATGGCGGGAGCTGTATGCGGAGATCACTGCTCACCTATATCAGATACCACGATAATGGCATCAGCCGGAGCACAGTGCAACCATGTAAACCATGTATCAACACAGCTTCCATATGCCATAACGGCTGCAGCGCTGTCATTTATATCATACGCTATAGTCGGACCGCTCACATACAGACTGCATGTTAAGTGGTTTGTGATGCTGCCAATATTTATAGCACTTATGGTTCTGTTTGTATTTATACTTAAGGTTATCAAACAGAAAAATCCGGAAAGTTATGCAAGTGCCGACACAAAGGTGGCTGACGCAGAATAA
- a CDS encoding AAA family ATPase: protein MQENTELNREISNEEIQKAVGIINRLFSYYNSKVVGQPGLGYSLLVAMMTNGHVLLESVPGLAKTTAARVMTEAVNGSFSRIQCTPDLIPSDIIGTQMYNMATNTFEDKIGPVYSNFVLLDEINRSSAKTQSAMLEAMQEREVSIGGKTYKLPEVFVVIATQNPIESEGTYVLSEAQLDRFLLKETLTYPNPADEIEILNRVESDVFTNISAVASMEDVLYLQKLCRRVYIDPAIKKYIVDIVQASRNTDKFMDPKLAQYVAMGASTRAAIAFMETAKAVALINGRRYCVPDDVKALRYSVLRHRIMLTFAAVADDIKVEQIIDAIVGAVKTP from the coding sequence ATGCAGGAAAACACAGAATTAAACAGGGAGATATCAAACGAGGAGATACAGAAAGCCGTAGGGATAATAAACAGGCTTTTCAGTTATTATAACAGCAAAGTTGTTGGACAGCCAGGACTGGGATATTCACTTTTGGTCGCAATGATGACAAATGGACATGTTCTGCTGGAGTCAGTCCCGGGACTTGCTAAGACGACTGCAGCCCGCGTTATGACTGAGGCGGTGAATGGTTCTTTTTCAAGGATACAGTGCACACCGGATCTTATACCAAGTGATATCATAGGAACTCAGATGTACAATATGGCGACAAATACATTTGAGGATAAGATCGGTCCAGTATATTCCAATTTTGTACTTCTCGATGAGATCAATAGATCAAGTGCAAAGACTCAGAGCGCTATGCTTGAGGCGATGCAGGAAAGGGAGGTAAGTATAGGGGGCAAGACCTACAAGCTCCCGGAGGTGTTCGTTGTAATAGCGACACAGAATCCGATAGAATCCGAGGGTACATACGTGCTGTCTGAGGCTCAGCTTGATAGATTCCTTCTGAAGGAGACACTCACATATCCAAATCCGGCAGATGAGATTGAGATATTAAACAGAGTGGAGTCAGATGTATTTACAAATATCAGCGCGGTGGCATCCATGGAGGATGTGCTGTATCTTCAGAAGCTGTGCAGGAGAGTATATATAGATCCGGCTATAAAGAAATACATAGTCGATATTGTTCAGGCGTCGAGAAATACTGATAAATTTATGGATCCAAAGCTTGCCCAGTATGTTGCCATGGGAGCAAGTACAAGAGCGGCAATAGCATTTATGGAGACTGCAAAGGCGGTTGCACTCATAAATGGCAGAAGATACTGCGTGCCTGACGATGTAAAGGCACTTAGATATTCGGTTCTCAGACACAGGATCATGCTGACATTTGCCGCTGTGGCAGATGACATAAAGGTAGAACAGATAATAGATGCGATCGTAGGTGCTGTAAAGACTCCATAG
- a CDS encoding DUF58 domain-containing protein: MKMTYVPLIQGNMKGMKTIYTTRATSRIIDGSYNSIYKGRSMNFDELREYVAGDDIKDVDWNATARSQKVLVRQYIAEKKHNIMLVLDTNRRMLANANETQEKKNVALMAAGTLACMVSANGDYISATYSDKSSIRHFPFKTGLFNVENIMAAYDRDTSMDNDSDLSAALEFISKNIRRKMIMLIVTDMDGMNRLSGRLLKQLKATNDILLICVDDVDIKGKRVYDMAARHYLPDFISEDKKIARNEKIRRQKVAEECAEKMKSVGMTYQIIDSTEDMDEKIAELLGRHRQESSAVYR; encoded by the coding sequence ATGAAGATGACATATGTCCCTCTCATACAGGGCAATATGAAAGGCATGAAGACGATCTACACGACAAGGGCGACATCAAGGATAATTGACGGTTCATACAATTCCATATATAAGGGAAGAAGCATGAACTTTGACGAACTCAGAGAGTATGTTGCCGGGGACGATATAAAGGATGTGGATTGGAATGCGACTGCGCGCAGCCAGAAGGTCCTTGTTAGACAGTATATAGCGGAGAAAAAACATAATATTATGCTGGTACTCGACACTAACAGGAGAATGCTTGCAAACGCGAACGAGACGCAGGAAAAGAAAAACGTGGCGCTCATGGCGGCGGGAACTTTGGCATGTATGGTGAGTGCAAATGGAGATTATATAAGCGCAACGTATTCAGACAAATCATCCATTCGGCATTTCCCATTTAAGACAGGGCTTTTCAATGTGGAAAATATTATGGCAGCATATGACAGAGATACATCCATGGACAATGATTCAGATTTAAGTGCGGCACTCGAGTTCATATCAAAGAATATCAGAAGGAAGATGATCATGTTGATAGTTACAGATATGGATGGCATGAACAGACTTTCTGGCAGGCTTTTAAAACAGCTGAAGGCAACGAATGACATACTTCTGATATGTGTGGATGATGTCGATATAAAGGGAAAACGTGTCTATGACATGGCGGCAAGACATTATCTGCCGGATTTTATTTCGGAGGATAAAAAGATTGCCCGCAATGAAAAAATACGCAGACAGAAGGTTGCAGAGGAATGCGCGGAGAAGATGAAGTCCGTTGGAATGACATATCAGATCATTGATTCGACAGAGGACATGGATGAAAAGATAGCTGAACTGTTAGGCAGGCACAGGCAGGAGAGCTCAGCTGTCTACAGATAA
- a CDS encoding DUF951 domain-containing protein, producing MVFNVGQVIKMKKAHPCGTNAWEILRVGMDFRLRCTGCDHQVMVSRKLVEKNFKGFIEEK from the coding sequence ATGGTATTCAATGTAGGTCAGGTTATAAAGATGAAAAAAGCTCATCCATGTGGAACTAACGCTTGGGAGATACTCCGGGTTGGAATGGACTTCAGACTTAGATGTACTGGATGTGATCACCAGGTGATGGTGTCCAGAAAACTGGTTGAAAAGAATTTTAAAGGTTTTATAGAAGAGAAGTAA